The Sediminispirochaeta smaragdinae DSM 11293 genome has a segment encoding these proteins:
- a CDS encoding radical SAM protein: MNEMLLKGHPCFDKEAAGHIARVHLPVAPKCNIQCKYCSRKYDCINEGRPGVSSAVLSPAQATLYLEKISQVVKPGVVGIAGPGDAFAEPEKTLETLDRCRRLFPEMLFCLSTNGLNAPDYVDAVASLGVTHVTVTINALDPRVATSIYSWVRCKKRNYRGLDAAEILLERQIETVRRLKERGLIVKINTLLIPGINEGEIPSVARKACELGCDLMNIIPLIPVKGTEFADLKEPSCKIVEEMRSSAGTYIRQSRHCKRCRADAAGLLGDDMRQEISELLRDAANTSDGFSESRSKIAFVSREGVLVNTHLGEAEEVFIAEYVDGEAVICERRPAPARGGGDARWKELARLLDDCAYLLVGGVGERPGSVLAASGLKVLVIEGVASEAAFKLFHNADISYLKKRQVCAAGKTCVGAGTGCT, from the coding sequence ATGAACGAGATGCTGTTGAAAGGGCATCCCTGTTTTGATAAAGAGGCGGCCGGGCATATTGCCCGGGTCCATCTGCCTGTTGCCCCAAAGTGCAATATCCAGTGCAAATATTGCAGCCGTAAATATGACTGTATCAACGAAGGCCGTCCTGGAGTCTCTTCTGCCGTCCTGAGTCCGGCCCAGGCAACCCTCTATCTTGAAAAGATTTCCCAGGTGGTAAAACCGGGGGTTGTCGGTATCGCAGGACCGGGAGATGCCTTTGCAGAGCCGGAAAAGACCCTTGAAACCCTGGACCGTTGCAGGCGTCTTTTCCCTGAGATGCTTTTTTGTCTTTCAACAAACGGATTAAACGCCCCCGATTATGTTGATGCCGTTGCCTCCCTCGGAGTGACCCATGTAACCGTGACCATTAATGCCCTCGACCCGCGGGTGGCCACATCGATATATAGTTGGGTGCGGTGTAAAAAACGCAATTATCGCGGTTTGGATGCGGCGGAGATCCTTCTTGAACGCCAGATCGAGACGGTAAGACGCCTCAAGGAGCGGGGGCTGATCGTAAAGATCAACACTCTGCTCATCCCCGGCATCAACGAGGGCGAGATCCCCTCCGTGGCAAGAAAGGCCTGTGAGCTTGGTTGCGATCTCATGAATATCATTCCACTGATCCCTGTGAAGGGGACCGAGTTTGCCGACCTGAAGGAGCCTTCCTGCAAGATTGTGGAGGAGATGCGCAGCTCCGCCGGAACATACATCAGGCAGTCACGCCACTGCAAGCGATGCAGGGCCGATGCGGCTGGGCTTTTGGGAGATGATATGCGGCAGGAGATAAGCGAGCTGCTTAGAGATGCTGCGAACACCAGCGACGGGTTTTCAGAATCGCGCAGCAAAATTGCCTTTGTCTCCCGGGAGGGTGTACTGGTGAATACACACCTCGGCGAGGCGGAAGAGGTTTTTATCGCAGAGTATGTGGATGGAGAAGCGGTTATATGTGAGCGCAGACCTGCCCCCGCCCGCGGCGGCGGAGATGCACGGTGGAAGGAGCTTGCGCGGCTTCTTGATGATTGTGCCTACCTCCTGGTCGGGGGCGTAGGCGAGAGACCTGGTTCCGTACTTGCCGCTTCCGGGCTAAAGGTCCTGGTCATCGAAGGTGTTGCAAGTGAGGCAGCCTTTAAGCTTTTTCACAATGCCGACATTTCCTATTTGAAAAAACGGCAGGTATGTGCTGCCGGTAAAACCTGTGTGGGTGCCGGCACCGGCTGCACATGA
- the nifE gene encoding nitrogenase iron-molybdenum cofactor biosynthesis protein NifE, with the protein MADTLIEERRRQVFTKGKDDFAICGDKVSAAGSVSQRACVFCGSRVVLYPIADALHLVHGPIGCAAYTWDIRGALSSGPELHRKSFSTDLREKDVIFGGEKKLYTAMKRLIAEYGPKAVFVYSTCIVGIIGDDVEAVCRRTADEEGIPVIPVHSEGFKGTKKDGYKAACKALGRLIGTSPLVRPDGNGLARPVINILGEFNLAGEAWIIKEYYEKMGVEVGATLTGDGRVEQLQRAHGAQLNVVQCSGSLKYLAQDMEQRYGIPFKQVSYFGIEDTAAALYTVAEYFTDPLIMANTKELVRRELEAVYPIIHGYKKVLEGKKAAIYVGGAFKALSLLRSLKYLGIQVVLMGSQTGSSEEYEEMKELADPGTVIVDDSNPSELSRFIQELDVDLFIGGVKERPVAYKLGIGFCDHNHERKIALAGFTGMLNFAKEVYNTVTSRSWKVIKEAKENDPWERVARA; encoded by the coding sequence ATTTACCAAGGGAAAGGATGATTTTGCCATTTGCGGTGATAAGGTATCGGCCGCCGGCTCGGTGAGCCAACGGGCTTGTGTCTTCTGCGGCTCCCGGGTCGTGCTCTATCCTATTGCCGATGCCCTTCATCTTGTCCATGGTCCCATCGGCTGCGCCGCGTATACCTGGGATATTCGCGGGGCCTTGAGTTCGGGACCGGAGTTGCATCGTAAAAGTTTCTCCACCGATCTACGGGAAAAAGATGTCATCTTCGGAGGCGAGAAAAAGCTCTATACGGCCATGAAGCGCCTGATTGCCGAGTATGGTCCCAAGGCCGTCTTTGTCTACAGTACCTGCATCGTCGGGATCATCGGGGATGATGTAGAGGCTGTCTGCCGCCGAACCGCAGACGAAGAGGGCATCCCTGTGATTCCGGTACACTCGGAAGGCTTTAAGGGTACAAAGAAGGATGGCTATAAGGCCGCCTGCAAGGCTCTTGGGCGGCTTATAGGTACCAGCCCCCTGGTCAGGCCTGATGGAAACGGGCTTGCACGGCCGGTGATAAACATCCTAGGCGAGTTCAATCTGGCAGGAGAGGCGTGGATCATCAAGGAGTACTACGAAAAAATGGGGGTGGAGGTGGGCGCCACCCTTACCGGAGACGGTCGTGTCGAGCAGCTGCAGCGGGCACACGGTGCCCAACTCAATGTCGTTCAGTGCTCAGGCTCCCTAAAATATCTGGCTCAGGATATGGAGCAACGGTACGGAATTCCTTTTAAACAGGTTTCTTATTTCGGGATTGAAGATACGGCGGCGGCTCTCTATACGGTGGCCGAGTATTTCACCGATCCCCTGATAATGGCTAATACGAAGGAGCTGGTTCGCCGTGAACTTGAGGCCGTGTATCCCATCATCCACGGATACAAAAAGGTGCTGGAAGGGAAAAAGGCGGCGATCTACGTCGGCGGTGCCTTCAAGGCCTTAAGCCTTTTGCGATCGTTGAAGTATCTCGGTATCCAGGTTGTTCTGATGGGTTCCCAGACCGGAAGCAGCGAAGAGTATGAGGAGATGAAGGAGCTTGCCGATCCCGGGACCGTGATTGTGGATGACTCAAATCCTTCCGAGTTATCGAGGTTCATTCAGGAGTTGGATGTCGATCTCTTTATCGGCGGGGTTAAGGAGCGGCCGGTGGCCTACAAACTGGGAATCGGATTTTGCGATCACAACCATGAACGAAAAATCGCCTTGGCAGGTTTTACCGGAATGCTCAATTTTGCGAAGGAAGTCTACAACACGGTGACCAGCAGGTCGTGGAAGGTCATAAAAGAGGCCAAGGAGAATGATCCATGGGAAAGAGTAGCGAGAGCATAA
- a CDS encoding nitrogenase component 1 codes for MGKSSESITKEGEAPVREAPGMVVNPCKACAPLGASIALRGIRNSMCILHGSQGCATYIRRFLIGHFREPVDIASSSFDESSAVFGGRSNLIRGVKNIIGQYKPEVIGIATTCLAETIGEDVGMYLKDFPADEGVTYIHTETAAYKGTHVDGFMKMCAAIAAQAAPPRKRAAAGAHTCGQGEVGKGSLRINLFPWMVSPEDIRHLKWVLGEMGVQATLLPDYSRSFDGGAWKEYHRLPEGGTSIDAVRRMGEAEHSIEFGLISSHKCSPAAIVKQKAGVPYTNLPLPIGLKNSDACINALIDVSRENGHEPRFSPMLKDQRERLLDAYADAHKYFAGLRAAVYGEGDFVAGICSLLCELGIEPVICLSGEKLNSHAEAMISRICTDFAFDEPLIRFDADFSGLEAILDEVHADLMIGGSKGYKVSRRLGIPLVRAGFPIQDRLGGQRLLHIGYAGALRMTDQIANTMIAKRQDESPVGYMSM; via the coding sequence ATGGGAAAGAGTAGCGAGAGCATAACAAAAGAAGGGGAGGCCCCTGTCCGGGAAGCGCCGGGGATGGTGGTGAATCCCTGCAAGGCGTGTGCTCCTCTGGGGGCCTCCATCGCCTTACGGGGTATAAGGAATTCGATGTGCATTCTCCACGGCTCTCAGGGCTGTGCCACCTACATACGTCGTTTCCTTATCGGTCATTTCAGGGAGCCTGTCGATATTGCCTCTTCATCCTTTGATGAAAGCAGCGCCGTGTTCGGGGGGAGGAGCAACCTGATCCGCGGGGTGAAGAATATCATAGGACAGTACAAACCTGAGGTGATCGGCATTGCCACCACCTGTCTTGCCGAAACCATCGGCGAGGATGTCGGGATGTATCTCAAGGATTTTCCCGCCGACGAGGGGGTGACCTACATCCATACCGAGACGGCTGCCTATAAAGGGACCCATGTAGACGGTTTTATGAAGATGTGTGCGGCAATTGCCGCACAGGCTGCTCCTCCCCGGAAACGTGCCGCGGCGGGTGCCCATACCTGCGGACAAGGAGAGGTGGGAAAAGGTTCCTTGCGTATCAACCTTTTCCCCTGGATGGTCAGTCCCGAAGACATCAGACACCTGAAGTGGGTGCTCGGTGAAATGGGTGTACAGGCGACACTTCTGCCGGATTATAGCCGGAGCTTCGACGGTGGGGCCTGGAAGGAGTATCACAGGCTTCCCGAAGGAGGAACCTCAATAGATGCGGTCCGCCGGATGGGGGAGGCCGAACACTCTATCGAGTTCGGCCTTATCTCTTCGCACAAGTGCTCTCCTGCCGCGATTGTGAAACAAAAGGCTGGTGTGCCCTATACCAACCTCCCTCTTCCCATCGGGCTGAAAAACAGCGACGCATGTATCAATGCATTAATTGATGTGAGCCGGGAGAACGGACATGAGCCGCGTTTTTCTCCCATGCTCAAGGACCAGCGGGAACGACTCCTTGATGCATATGCCGATGCGCATAAGTACTTTGCCGGCTTAAGGGCCGCGGTCTATGGGGAGGGTGACTTTGTTGCGGGGATCTGCTCTCTCCTGTGTGAATTGGGGATCGAACCGGTGATTTGTCTCAGCGGAGAGAAGCTTAACAGCCATGCAGAGGCGATGATAAGCCGGATCTGCACGGACTTTGCCTTTGACGAGCCCCTTATCAGATTCGATGCCGATTTCTCCGGCCTGGAAGCAATCCTTGATGAGGTGCACGCCGATCTCATGATTGGTGGAAGCAAGGGGTACAAGGTATCCCGCCGTCTTGGCATTCCTCTTGTTCGGGCCGGTTTTCCGATTCAGGACCGCCTCGGGGGACAGCGACTACTGCATATAGGCTATGCAGGGGCCTTGCGGATGACCGATCAGATCGCCAATACCATGATAGCGAAACGACAGGATGAATCCCCCGTCGGGTATATGAGTATGTAG